One part of the Nocardioides zeae genome encodes these proteins:
- a CDS encoding amino acid adenylation domain-containing protein: MLDSRAQVHPDAVALIDGPNRMTYAELTVAVDQAADHLVTHGVRPNQLVGLLADRDLDTLVWLLGILAAGAAYVPLDPSHPQDRVRYIADDAGLSIVVGDRTTAARVGLIDRHLINPGDRRGPSSPRRPAGFEPTPDSTAYVLYTSGSTGRPKGCVVTHTNVLALVASMRDLYGLASQDRWALFASLCFDVSVMELWCTFESGATAVVVPWSCVMSSEDLVDLLRVQEITILFQVPSILRYTVDALADEGYPRLHLTSLLVGGEGVNRSVVLEYLDHAGPNPPRVINVYGPTESTVMATGKLLDRSALEGPVGSPIGRALPHLRAHVLNPELRTVNVGETGELWLSGTGLARGYWNRPELTAERFVVLPLGPDAAPLRCYRTGDLVRLLDNGELDYLGRNDAQVKFRGSRVELPEIEAALDLHPLVHASAVSIVETAVGPELVACVTPATRGVDIPIVAVRQMLQKSLPGHMVPRRIVQVGRLPLTTSGKLDRAAVGGLVIDAE, encoded by the coding sequence TTGCTCGACTCGCGTGCGCAGGTGCACCCCGACGCCGTCGCTCTCATCGACGGCCCGAACCGTATGACCTATGCCGAGCTGACTGTGGCTGTCGACCAAGCGGCCGACCATCTAGTAACGCACGGAGTGCGACCGAACCAGCTCGTCGGCCTACTCGCAGATCGCGATCTTGACACCCTTGTGTGGCTGCTGGGGATCCTGGCGGCAGGGGCGGCCTATGTGCCACTCGATCCAAGCCACCCTCAGGACCGGGTCAGATACATCGCCGATGATGCGGGGCTCTCGATTGTTGTCGGCGATCGGACCACGGCCGCGCGCGTCGGGCTGATCGATCGACACCTAATCAACCCCGGTGACCGGCGCGGACCATCTTCTCCACGTCGGCCCGCCGGGTTTGAACCAACGCCCGACAGCACCGCCTACGTGCTTTACACAAGTGGGTCGACGGGCCGACCAAAGGGCTGCGTCGTCACCCACACCAACGTGCTCGCGCTCGTGGCCAGCATGCGCGACCTCTATGGCCTGGCCTCGCAGGACCGGTGGGCGCTATTTGCCTCGCTGTGCTTCGACGTGTCGGTCATGGAGTTGTGGTGCACTTTTGAGTCCGGTGCGACCGCAGTGGTGGTTCCCTGGTCGTGCGTCATGTCATCTGAGGACCTCGTGGATCTCTTACGGGTGCAGGAGATCACGATCCTGTTCCAAGTTCCTTCGATTCTGCGCTACACGGTCGACGCGTTAGCCGACGAGGGCTACCCGCGCTTGCATCTGACGAGCCTTTTGGTCGGCGGTGAGGGTGTCAACCGCTCCGTGGTGTTGGAGTACTTGGACCACGCCGGCCCGAACCCACCCCGCGTGATAAACGTGTACGGGCCGACTGAGTCGACTGTCATGGCTACCGGCAAGTTACTCGATCGTTCGGCACTTGAGGGTCCGGTCGGCTCCCCCATTGGGCGGGCGCTGCCGCACCTGCGCGCCCACGTCCTCAACCCTGAGCTGAGGACGGTGAATGTAGGAGAGACCGGAGAGTTGTGGCTCTCCGGCACCGGTCTCGCCCGGGGGTACTGGAACCGTCCGGAGCTTACCGCTGAGCGATTCGTCGTACTGCCATTGGGACCCGACGCTGCGCCGCTGCGCTGTTACCGAACTGGTGACCTCGTGCGGCTACTCGACAACGGTGAGCTCGACTACCTCGGCCGCAACGACGCCCAGGTGAAGTTCCGGGGGTCGCGAGTCGAGCTGCCCGAGATTGAGGCCGCGCTCGACCTCCACCCTCTCGTGCACGCCAGCGCAGTGAGCATCGTGGAGACGGCGGTTGGCCCTGAACTGGTGGCGTGCGTGACCCCTGCGACCCGGGGGGTGGATATCCCGATTGTGGCGGTCCGCCAGATGCTACAGAAATCGCTGCCCGGTCACATGGTCCCGCGGCGGATCGTGCAAGTGGGCCGGCTCCCACTTACGACGTCCGGCAAACTCGATCGGGCGGCCGTCGGGGGGCTAGTTATCGACGCTGAATAA
- a CDS encoding penicillin acylase family protein, which translates to MSATSHPHRFEGQHGEVKVTTRSDGIRRIRVRSWVDLAHALGWCVAIDRPRQLDVLRRTTQGRLAEVRGSSAVDSDVYHRRLGLGRLGRKVLEGLPTSQVELAAAFARGVKAVGPPSLRDWAPVDSVSVAQLFFEQLSSDGSELRMTEVLRRTLHPSVVEFLLCGADPGGVDASGQEVDRPWPELPFDQLRSLFESAPIATSGHRLVVRDTRPAGSNAWAVSDGRQTVLANDMHLPLTEPPIWYPFEAEVAGRAVAGATVPGLPFLVVGTHDRLAWGFTRLASDNADLVELPAELREVPGRPTLPGEYAERIETIHVLGAEPVQLTVRDTMYGPVVGTLAGRALAFRSSLLDPSALDFGCAGLGEAGSVEEGIDVVTHSGLPPVNVVLADAAGVVGVTVGGRHRRRSGAPRGFSSATATEPDRLAASELPRLVRRDGLVLNANNAPESTRDAGLGWNWFSSGRALRISGLLRSVETPGSVDSHALLQLDTDARFFCFYRDLAQRYLPDRGVFAELLSELRSWRMTAECDEVGLALLVAFREVLRESLFRALTVRARAYDPEFVYVHHGHEAVLRQLLSEGLAAGLHPPPWRDARHFVGAHLLMARDVLARRSGGPGPVRWGSVNRWSPDVAVGHPALVDGLAVELAGCMESVLVAAPDFGASIRITAAPGTRGGTISIPGMASERPIRETGHAVRRWARGETSPLFESGIS; encoded by the coding sequence ATGAGCGCTACCAGCCATCCGCACCGGTTTGAGGGTCAGCACGGCGAAGTGAAGGTGACAACCCGGTCCGACGGGATCCGGCGCATACGGGTGCGTAGCTGGGTCGACCTCGCCCATGCGTTGGGCTGGTGCGTCGCTATTGACCGTCCGCGTCAGCTCGACGTGCTCCGCAGGACGACTCAAGGGCGCCTGGCCGAGGTGCGCGGTTCGTCTGCGGTCGACTCGGATGTCTACCACCGAAGGCTCGGTCTTGGCCGGCTGGGCCGAAAGGTCCTAGAGGGGCTGCCCACGAGTCAGGTGGAGCTCGCGGCGGCGTTCGCACGGGGGGTCAAGGCCGTTGGCCCGCCGAGCCTGCGCGACTGGGCCCCAGTGGACTCCGTCTCGGTTGCGCAGCTGTTCTTCGAGCAACTGAGCTCCGACGGGTCTGAGCTTCGTATGACCGAGGTGCTGAGACGCACGCTCCATCCGAGCGTCGTGGAGTTTCTGCTGTGCGGCGCTGATCCGGGGGGAGTGGATGCCTCAGGGCAGGAGGTCGATAGGCCCTGGCCTGAACTGCCATTCGACCAGCTGCGGTCGCTATTTGAGAGTGCTCCAATCGCGACCTCCGGGCATCGCCTCGTCGTCCGCGATACGCGACCCGCGGGGAGCAACGCCTGGGCGGTTTCGGACGGTCGGCAAACGGTACTCGCGAACGATATGCACCTTCCGTTGACCGAACCGCCGATCTGGTATCCGTTCGAAGCCGAGGTGGCGGGTCGCGCTGTGGCCGGCGCCACCGTGCCTGGCCTGCCCTTCTTGGTCGTCGGCACGCATGATCGATTGGCGTGGGGATTCACCCGTCTGGCCAGCGACAACGCTGACCTCGTCGAACTGCCGGCCGAGCTCCGCGAGGTGCCAGGACGACCTACGCTCCCGGGCGAGTATGCCGAGCGGATCGAGACGATCCACGTCCTGGGCGCGGAGCCGGTCCAGCTCACCGTGCGCGACACCATGTACGGCCCCGTGGTGGGCACCCTGGCTGGTCGGGCCTTGGCTTTCCGCTCGTCCCTGCTCGACCCGTCGGCACTCGACTTCGGATGCGCTGGTCTTGGGGAAGCTGGTTCGGTTGAGGAGGGTATCGATGTCGTGACGCACAGCGGGCTTCCACCTGTCAACGTGGTGTTGGCTGACGCGGCGGGCGTGGTCGGGGTCACGGTTGGTGGCCGACACCGGCGCCGGTCCGGAGCGCCCCGCGGCTTCTCGTCTGCCACTGCGACGGAGCCGGACCGCCTAGCTGCATCGGAACTGCCTCGTTTGGTGCGTCGCGACGGTCTTGTCTTGAATGCGAACAACGCCCCGGAGTCGACGCGCGATGCCGGGCTGGGATGGAACTGGTTCTCCAGCGGCCGGGCGCTGCGGATCAGCGGGCTGCTCCGCAGCGTGGAGACCCCCGGGTCGGTCGATTCACATGCTCTCCTGCAGCTCGACACCGATGCCCGGTTCTTCTGCTTCTATCGGGATTTAGCCCAGAGGTACCTCCCTGATCGCGGGGTCTTCGCAGAATTGTTGTCCGAACTGCGGTCGTGGCGGATGACCGCAGAGTGCGACGAGGTGGGACTAGCCCTCCTGGTAGCGTTTCGAGAAGTGCTGCGCGAGTCGCTGTTTCGAGCTCTGACGGTGCGCGCGAGGGCGTACGACCCCGAGTTCGTATACGTTCACCACGGCCATGAGGCGGTCCTGCGGCAGCTTTTGAGCGAAGGGCTGGCTGCGGGGTTGCACCCGCCGCCGTGGCGGGACGCACGGCATTTCGTCGGTGCTCACCTCCTCATGGCCCGTGACGTCCTTGCCCGCCGCTCTGGCGGTCCGGGGCCGGTCAGATGGGGGTCAGTGAACCGATGGTCGCCCGACGTCGCGGTGGGCCATCCCGCCCTAGTCGACGGTCTCGCAGTGGAGCTGGCTGGCTGCATGGAGTCGGTTCTTGTGGCCGCGCCCGACTTCGGCGCCTCGATCCGAATCACGGCCGCACCTGGCACCCGGGGAGGGACGATCTCGATCCCCGGCATGGCGAGCGAACGCCCGATTCGGGAGACGGGACATGCGGTGCGACGCTGGGCGCGGGGCGAGACCTCACCACTGTTCGAGAGCGGCATCTCGTGA
- a CDS encoding alpha/beta fold hydrolase: MSEQVGHGISASVGPASAGQEGLWLIDQLNGGSTEYSMVFALDLRGLVDPTALEWAINKVVGRHGALRSKFIETDGRPRLVVLDRLDVPLRQEDLAEGEPALRERLRAENELGFDLERGPMLRTTLLRVAPEQHVLLFAAHHIVFDGHSVEVLLQEIGDFYRDPDYEAPAAGQFEDFARSEWEWLESTEGGEALEFWRENLAGAQQPALPADHRSAISNSIAAARVDREVPAAAVAGLQELLTTERVTPFMLMHAVYHLVLAASSGQRDTVVGSPAAVREGLMQDAIGYFVNMVAIRVDSTADVTFRDLLRRVRGGLIDVLEHQNYPYPQVVAKVRPGIEGRRSTFFDSVLSIEFAVSRPKGWPGLDVTLIDTEPVTAQFNVAVSTWWSDEAVGVTMVYREALYGRPFVTAMARHFVDILVRAVADPDLALDALVGKELSDAGASEVEAFAPAPPAQVGPFRGREPRNTMEEVLCQLFCEVIGVETVTIDDDFFELGGHSMLAGRMASRIRAVLGVECAVHHVFEAPTVAELSGLMLQGRVGDSFAPLLPLRAGGTRQPVFFLPPIGGLGWSYARFLPYIPKGHPVYAFQTTLLTFASGRPNTLGELARTFWEQIVERCPEGPLALVGWSFGGVLAQEVAVVAEESGGEVSHLVLLDSVPAKCDGMTVTATASESSNAIRESIQGSVGIGSRDMDETVLRDQTKVAEYCLDLLSRHSSRAYGGNVVSFETRDSGLTRAQVGVGWSSLTAGHTEFFPLDCLHEEVMDTNTVAVTGPILRKLLRG, from the coding sequence GTGAGCGAGCAGGTAGGCCACGGCATCTCAGCATCGGTGGGGCCAGCGTCGGCGGGGCAGGAGGGCCTTTGGCTCATCGACCAGTTGAACGGTGGTTCGACCGAGTACTCCATGGTCTTTGCACTTGACCTTCGGGGACTTGTCGATCCGACGGCGCTAGAGTGGGCCATCAATAAGGTCGTTGGCCGCCACGGAGCCCTTCGATCGAAGTTCATAGAGACCGACGGTCGACCCCGGCTCGTAGTGCTTGACCGGTTGGACGTGCCGCTGCGCCAGGAGGATCTCGCCGAGGGCGAGCCCGCACTCCGCGAAAGGCTGCGCGCCGAGAACGAACTGGGCTTCGACCTGGAGCGCGGCCCAATGCTTCGGACCACGCTATTGCGAGTAGCGCCCGAGCAGCATGTGCTGCTGTTTGCGGCCCACCACATCGTCTTCGACGGGCACTCTGTCGAAGTCCTCCTGCAGGAGATCGGCGACTTCTACCGTGATCCCGATTACGAGGCCCCGGCCGCCGGCCAGTTCGAGGACTTTGCCCGATCCGAGTGGGAGTGGCTGGAATCGACCGAGGGTGGCGAGGCCCTCGAGTTCTGGCGCGAGAACCTCGCTGGCGCTCAGCAACCGGCCTTGCCGGCAGATCACCGTAGCGCGATCAGCAACTCGATCGCGGCAGCGAGGGTCGACCGAGAGGTGCCGGCCGCGGCGGTCGCTGGGCTGCAGGAGCTGCTCACCACCGAGCGGGTCACGCCGTTCATGCTGATGCACGCCGTCTACCATCTGGTTCTGGCCGCCTCGTCTGGCCAGCGCGACACCGTGGTTGGCAGCCCGGCTGCGGTCCGCGAGGGCCTAATGCAGGACGCGATCGGCTACTTTGTCAACATGGTGGCGATTCGTGTCGACTCCACAGCCGACGTCACCTTCCGGGACCTGCTGCGCCGCGTGCGGGGCGGGTTGATCGATGTACTAGAACACCAGAATTACCCATACCCGCAAGTTGTAGCGAAGGTCCGACCGGGCATCGAGGGGCGTCGTTCGACCTTCTTTGACAGCGTGCTGTCAATCGAGTTCGCGGTATCCAGGCCCAAGGGCTGGCCCGGGCTTGACGTGACCCTGATCGACACCGAGCCCGTCACCGCCCAGTTCAATGTGGCCGTCTCGACTTGGTGGTCTGACGAAGCAGTCGGAGTGACGATGGTCTACCGGGAGGCGCTGTATGGTCGCCCTTTCGTTACCGCGATGGCTCGGCACTTCGTTGACATCCTCGTCAGGGCCGTCGCCGACCCCGACCTTGCGTTGGATGCACTGGTCGGGAAGGAGCTATCCGACGCTGGAGCGAGCGAAGTCGAAGCATTCGCACCGGCCCCGCCCGCGCAAGTTGGCCCATTCCGCGGACGCGAGCCGCGAAACACCATGGAGGAGGTGCTTTGCCAGCTCTTCTGTGAGGTGATTGGAGTCGAGACCGTCACGATCGACGACGATTTCTTCGAACTCGGCGGCCACTCAATGCTCGCTGGCCGAATGGCCTCACGTATCCGCGCGGTGCTGGGTGTTGAGTGCGCCGTTCATCACGTCTTCGAGGCGCCCACGGTCGCCGAGCTGTCCGGTTTGATGCTGCAGGGGCGCGTAGGCGACTCCTTCGCGCCACTGCTGCCTCTGCGCGCTGGGGGCACTCGACAGCCGGTCTTCTTCTTGCCACCCATCGGTGGGCTTGGCTGGAGCTACGCTCGATTCCTGCCTTACATTCCCAAGGGACACCCTGTGTATGCGTTCCAGACAACGTTGCTCACGTTCGCGTCCGGTCGCCCCAACACATTGGGAGAGTTGGCGCGGACCTTCTGGGAGCAGATTGTCGAGCGCTGCCCCGAAGGACCGCTCGCGCTCGTGGGCTGGTCCTTCGGCGGAGTCCTTGCCCAGGAGGTCGCCGTGGTGGCCGAGGAGTCTGGAGGCGAAGTCAGCCACTTGGTGCTGCTTGACTCCGTGCCGGCCAAGTGTGACGGGATGACTGTCACGGCGACGGCGTCCGAATCCAGCAATGCCATCCGGGAGTCCATCCAGGGCTCCGTCGGCATTGGCTCCCGGGATATGGACGAAACGGTTTTGCGCGACCAGACCAAGGTCGCCGAGTATTGTCTTGATCTTCTGAGTCGACACAGCTCGCGGGCTTACGGCGGCAACGTGGTCAGCTTCGAGACAAGGGACTCTGGTCTGACCCGCGCGCAGGTCGGGGTGGGATGGTCGAGCCTTACAGCCGGCCACACCGAGTTCTTCCCTCTCGACTGTCTGCACGAGGAGGTTATGGACACCAACACCGTTGCCGTTACGGGTCCTATCCTTCGTAAACTGCTGCGGGGGTAG
- a CDS encoding transposase family protein: MVGCPDCGVVAIGHGGRVQVLRDLPCFGRPVRVRWRKRTWR, translated from the coding sequence ATGGTTGGCTGCCCCGACTGCGGGGTGGTCGCAATCGGCCACGGCGGCCGGGTTCAGGTCCTGCGCGACTTACCGTGCTTCGGCCGTCCGGTGCGGGTGCGTTGGCGCAAGCGGACCTGGCGCTAA
- a CDS encoding amino acid adenylation domain-containing protein: MKSATPSQPPWTSVRTLPELLLARADLTPNAPALRAPGIDLDAKALLGVVRRLAAEFANRGVSPGDQVGLCVPRGHLPFLTSAALLWLGASYVPLDPSHPAERLQYVLRDVGVRRIFVADAAADVVAPHGRDIQLVPDLTLDTAHEHTEVPMSAIGDGLAYVLHTSGSTGRPKGVPIRHRNVLAMIRGFCPLFTFDTDEVWPLLHAYTFDVSVWEMWGGVAAGACLVTVDDRQARDPWALAMHLANAGVTTLHIVPSVFRHVAETVVEESLEVPLRKVVFAGERLNRAAVRTWRNHGSGSATFWFNVYGITETTVYNSFHAVRPADLDTDRPTTPIGRPAPGSSMRVVGEDLRELPPGEAGELLISGPQLSEGYVGLPDLTRERFVTAPDGSGPWYRTGDVTVADEAGVLHFVGRLDDQVKVRGVRIELGEIEHALRSLPWLRDAAVVTTVSRRGEVQLAAAIVPTHGVGGDIDLTERDWAAKVREELANILPWGMLPQRIIAVDRLPQNSSGKLDRPEVTLLFG; this comes from the coding sequence ATGAAAAGCGCAACTCCATCGCAACCGCCGTGGACCTCAGTCCGCACACTGCCTGAGCTGCTACTCGCACGAGCCGACCTCACTCCAAATGCTCCCGCGCTTCGCGCGCCCGGCATTGACCTCGACGCAAAAGCCCTGCTGGGTGTCGTACGCCGCTTGGCGGCCGAGTTTGCAAACCGAGGCGTGTCCCCAGGAGACCAAGTCGGCCTGTGCGTCCCGCGCGGCCACCTCCCTTTCCTCACCTCGGCGGCGCTGCTGTGGCTGGGAGCTTCCTATGTCCCCCTGGACCCGAGCCACCCGGCAGAGCGCTTGCAGTACGTCCTCCGCGATGTCGGTGTGCGTCGGATTTTCGTCGCCGACGCCGCCGCCGATGTCGTGGCACCTCACGGCCGCGACATCCAGCTCGTTCCCGACCTGACGCTGGATACCGCTCACGAGCACACGGAGGTTCCCATGAGCGCGATCGGCGACGGGCTCGCCTACGTCCTGCACACCTCAGGCTCCACCGGTCGGCCGAAGGGCGTGCCGATCCGGCATCGGAACGTCCTGGCCATGATCAGGGGTTTCTGCCCGCTCTTCACCTTCGATACAGACGAGGTGTGGCCGCTACTTCACGCCTACACCTTTGACGTGAGCGTCTGGGAGATGTGGGGAGGGGTGGCGGCGGGTGCCTGCCTCGTCACGGTCGACGACCGCCAGGCCCGTGATCCCTGGGCGCTGGCGATGCACCTCGCCAACGCCGGCGTCACCACGCTGCACATCGTCCCTAGTGTCTTCCGCCATGTCGCCGAGACCGTCGTCGAGGAGTCACTTGAGGTCCCCCTTCGCAAAGTGGTGTTTGCGGGCGAACGCCTCAACAGGGCCGCAGTGCGGACGTGGCGGAATCACGGATCAGGGTCGGCCACGTTCTGGTTCAACGTATATGGCATCACCGAAACTACGGTCTACAACTCCTTCCACGCGGTGAGGCCGGCGGATCTCGACACCGACCGGCCGACCACGCCAATCGGACGTCCTGCGCCCGGTTCCTCTATGCGCGTTGTCGGCGAGGACCTTCGTGAGCTGCCCCCGGGAGAAGCTGGCGAGCTGCTCATCAGTGGCCCGCAGCTGAGCGAAGGCTACGTCGGCCTGCCTGACTTAACGCGCGAGCGGTTCGTGACGGCGCCTGATGGCTCCGGCCCGTGGTATCGGACTGGCGACGTCACGGTCGCGGATGAAGCGGGCGTGCTCCACTTCGTTGGTCGGCTCGACGACCAGGTGAAGGTTCGGGGAGTGCGCATCGAGCTGGGCGAGATCGAGCACGCTCTCCGGTCGCTGCCGTGGCTGCGCGACGCCGCGGTAGTCACGACTGTCAGCAGGCGGGGCGAGGTGCAGCTCGCAGCTGCCATCGTCCCGACGCATGGCGTCGGAGGAGACATCGACCTGACTGAGCGGGACTGGGCGGCCAAGGTCCGGGAAGAGTTGGCGAACATCCTCCCGTGGGGCATGTTGCCCCAGCGAATCATCGCCGTCGACAGGCTTCCTCAGAACTCGAGCGGCAAATTGGACCGCCCGGAGGTCACACTCCTCTTTGGCTGA
- a CDS encoding carbamoyltransferase N-terminal domain-containing protein yields MTHDGAVALLEDGRLVFSVEVEKVANGIRYSEIEDTKTIVEILAAFGYKPGDVDEWVVDGWDGHEHGSVRIVNDGREQEFVVAPYRENDTITNLLEPGARGTLALGATEVPFVSYVHVAGHLASAYWTSPFVGEPAFVLIWDGGLFPRLYHVGSDGRVSLGGAMFPLIGHAYASAAHHFGPFRRDNEATTVDDLSVAGKLMAYIALGTPDPAVRVVLAELFGRHFEGSGEQAQAYRSTINGVGSNAEPSLRFVHAFYRDLRGAVEATDEDVLATVHEFLGDLLVERVSQAVRGWDTAQAGEGPWNLCFVGGCALNIKWNSQLRAQSIFRDVWVPPFPNDSGSAFGAACAHRAARGETSAVAWHVRSGPAVVPSDIPPGWTRSGPVTPAELGRLLHETGEPVVVLYGRAELGPRALGGRSIIAPATNPGTKQLLNDIKKREHYRPVAPICMVDRAPQIFDPGVPDPYMLFDHVVREEWVERIPAILHLDGTARLQTVDGNDDPVLAELLRAYEQASGVPVLCNTSANYNGRGFFPDVRSAAEWGAVSRLWSDGVLYEKEVS; encoded by the coding sequence TTGACCCACGACGGCGCGGTCGCGCTGCTCGAGGACGGGCGACTCGTGTTTAGCGTTGAAGTGGAGAAGGTGGCCAACGGCATTCGCTACTCCGAGATCGAGGACACCAAGACGATCGTCGAGATCCTGGCAGCCTTCGGCTACAAGCCCGGTGATGTCGATGAGTGGGTCGTCGACGGGTGGGACGGTCACGAACATGGCTCGGTGAGGATCGTCAACGACGGGCGGGAGCAGGAGTTCGTCGTGGCGCCCTACCGGGAGAACGACACCATCACCAATCTGCTCGAGCCCGGTGCTCGTGGAACGCTCGCCCTGGGGGCGACGGAGGTTCCGTTTGTGAGCTACGTGCATGTAGCCGGCCACCTCGCGAGTGCCTACTGGACCAGCCCCTTCGTGGGCGAGCCCGCCTTTGTGCTGATCTGGGACGGCGGACTGTTCCCGAGGCTGTATCACGTTGGGTCCGACGGTCGGGTCTCGCTGGGCGGCGCGATGTTCCCCCTGATCGGGCACGCCTACGCGTCCGCCGCGCACCACTTCGGTCCGTTTCGCCGCGACAACGAAGCCACAACGGTCGACGACCTCTCCGTGGCAGGCAAGCTCATGGCCTATATTGCGCTCGGGACGCCTGACCCCGCGGTCCGTGTTGTGCTCGCAGAGCTGTTCGGCCGCCACTTCGAGGGTTCGGGTGAGCAGGCCCAGGCATACCGGAGCACGATCAACGGCGTCGGGTCCAACGCCGAGCCGTCCTTGAGGTTCGTCCACGCCTTCTACCGGGACCTCCGGGGCGCGGTTGAGGCCACTGACGAGGATGTGCTGGCGACCGTGCACGAGTTTCTCGGCGACCTTCTAGTCGAGAGGGTGTCGCAGGCTGTGCGCGGCTGGGACACCGCCCAAGCGGGGGAGGGTCCGTGGAACCTCTGCTTCGTCGGCGGGTGCGCGCTCAACATCAAGTGGAACAGCCAGCTCCGTGCCCAGTCGATCTTCCGTGACGTCTGGGTGCCGCCGTTCCCCAACGACTCCGGATCGGCGTTTGGCGCGGCGTGCGCGCACCGCGCGGCGCGGGGGGAGACCTCGGCCGTCGCCTGGCATGTGCGCAGCGGTCCGGCAGTCGTCCCGAGTGATATCCCGCCCGGCTGGACCAGGTCCGGTCCGGTCACCCCTGCAGAGCTCGGCCGACTTCTTCACGAGACCGGTGAGCCGGTTGTGGTTCTCTACGGTCGCGCCGAGCTAGGCCCGCGAGCCCTGGGCGGGCGGAGCATCATCGCGCCCGCCACGAACCCTGGCACCAAGCAGTTGCTCAACGACATCAAGAAGCGTGAGCACTACCGCCCCGTGGCCCCCATCTGCATGGTGGACCGCGCTCCCCAGATCTTCGACCCTGGGGTTCCGGACCCGTATATGCTCTTCGACCACGTCGTACGCGAGGAGTGGGTGGAGCGGATCCCGGCGATTCTGCACCTCGACGGAACGGCGAGGCTGCAGACTGTTGACGGCAACGACGATCCGGTGCTGGCCGAACTACTTCGCGCATACGAACAGGCGAGCGGAGTTCCGGTGCTGTGTAACACCAGCGCCAACTACAACGGCCGCGGGTTCTTCCCGGACGTGAGGTCGGCTGCCGAGTGGGGCGCCGTCTCGCGGCTCTGGAGCGACGGGGTGCTCTACGAGAAGGAGGTCTCGTGA
- a CDS encoding class I SAM-dependent methyltransferase: protein MTAPTAGSTSALYESFPYPSPDPAGPLISDTALGLAAVFGGSELTGWRVLDLGCGTGHRLVATALQHPEADFVGLDASARSIEVATELVARHGVSNVELVHGSVPDAELTTDFDLVVSTGVLHHLPEPKAALRWAIDQLADDGLIYVWMYGALGEHDRLLDRELVRELAGPDTDAGGLAIVRELGLSLPSAQYGDTSRGDAASTAAVASVDADAYLNPIVNAVRFDDIIELFAGQCVDWLSVVSINNDGSSRLVDLTGRHPLGDLAVSGSAVLPDGLLRERYETLGPVARLRVIELMTKPTGVTVVAGRGDSIRDCAERIVDNVLVGSDGAKSTPQLAVPHDQTHPGPNPAAGVKGA, encoded by the coding sequence GTGACCGCACCCACCGCGGGCAGCACGTCCGCGCTCTACGAGTCGTTCCCCTACCCGTCGCCGGATCCCGCCGGGCCGTTGATCTCCGACACCGCGCTCGGGCTGGCGGCGGTCTTCGGTGGGTCGGAGTTGACCGGATGGCGGGTCCTCGACCTGGGGTGCGGCACGGGCCATCGCCTCGTCGCGACCGCTCTGCAGCATCCGGAGGCCGACTTCGTCGGCCTGGACGCGAGTGCGCGGTCGATCGAGGTCGCAACGGAGCTGGTAGCGCGTCACGGTGTTTCGAACGTCGAGCTTGTGCACGGGTCCGTCCCCGACGCAGAGCTCACGACGGACTTCGACCTCGTCGTGTCGACAGGAGTGCTGCACCACCTACCCGAGCCGAAGGCCGCGTTGCGCTGGGCCATCGACCAGCTGGCTGACGACGGCCTCATATACGTGTGGATGTACGGCGCGCTCGGCGAGCACGACCGCCTGCTTGATCGCGAGCTGGTGCGCGAGCTGGCTGGACCCGACACTGACGCCGGGGGATTGGCCATCGTGCGCGAGCTGGGTCTCTCGCTGCCGAGCGCTCAGTACGGCGACACGTCGCGTGGGGATGCCGCCTCGACGGCTGCGGTCGCGTCGGTGGACGCTGACGCCTACCTCAACCCGATCGTGAACGCCGTCCGATTCGACGACATCATCGAGCTGTTCGCGGGGCAGTGCGTCGACTGGCTCTCCGTCGTGAGCATCAACAACGACGGTTCCAGCCGGCTGGTCGACCTGACCGGCCGCCATCCCCTTGGCGACCTCGCGGTCTCCGGCTCGGCCGTCTTGCCAGATGGGCTGTTGCGCGAGCGCTACGAGACCCTCGGCCCTGTGGCCCGCCTGCGCGTAATAGAGCTGATGACCAAGCCCACCGGTGTCACCGTCGTCGCAGGGCGCGGCGACTCCATACGGGACTGCGCCGAGCGCATTGTCGACAACGTCCTAGTGGGCTCGGATGGCGCGAAGAGCACGCCGCAGCTCGCTGTGCCCCACGACCAGACGCACCCCGGACCCAACCCCGCAGCAGGAGTGAAGGGTGCCTAG